In Helianthus annuus cultivar XRQ/B chromosome 3, HanXRQr2.0-SUNRISE, whole genome shotgun sequence, a single window of DNA contains:
- the LOC118490377 gene encoding protein REVEILLE 1-like, producing MQVRKSYTITKQREKWTEEEHNRFLEALKLHGRAWRRIEEHVGTKTVVQIRSHAQKFFSKVVRESTSGDASEVKPIEIPPPRPKRKPMHPYPRKLSAPLKMGGQHERSTSFKMG from the exons ATGCAG GTTAGAAAATCGTACACGATCACAAAACAAAGGGAAAAGTGGACTGAAGAAGAGCATAACAGATTTCTTGAAGCGTTAAAGCTACACGGCCGAGCTTGGCGTCGAATCGAAG AACACGTTGGCACGAAAACTGTGGTTCAAATTAGAAGTCATGCCCAAAAGTTTTTTTCTAAG GTGGTTCGCGAGTCGACTAGTGGTGATGCAAGTGAGGTGAAACCTATTGAGATCCCACCTCCTAGACCAAAACGGAAGCCGATGCACCCTTACCCTCGTAAGCTTTCGGCTCCACTTAAAATGGGAGGTCAACACGAGAGGTCAACTTCTTTTAAGATGGGGTAG
- the LOC110927591 gene encoding uncharacterized protein LOC110927591, which translates to MASDNLTTLNSVPHLSPIKLSADNYLVWRNHMTILVGLHQLSPHIDGSSSSPSETIKSDDKDIPNPKYHSWLQNDRKASLLLLSALTEEAAAEVLGLTTARQIWCALEAAYSNASVERVQSLRDSLRQLSKGTSPVTVFARRFKLICEQLAAIGHPVADIDKLHWFLCGLGPSYEVFSTALRATKPAPLFRDLVAQAESHELFLQSIHGSVTPPAAFHAQQQRESSTSSRGRGSHRGNSSRGSYGRGRGNTRRPPYCQLCRTNGHYASACPNLHTFASQAPTSDESLAKAFHAKCHGTDDSPDWTGDSGATDHMTPTKECLHHSAPYKGNNKVIIGDGKHLPITHTGTHNLCNNIHLRNDRKTKQVLARGSCIDGLYVLKNGPQALVADVSNKASYELWHARLGHISFDVISKLNKCGVLNVTSLLPKPDICTSCQLAKGHRLSFNLNEKRALFPLDLVHCDLWGPAPMTSPEGFRYYVIFIDDFSRFTWFYPLKTKTGFYAVLSAFIKLVQNQCSRKIKTFQSDGGTEFVNHTVQKIIEENGTFHRYSCPYTPQQNGRAERKHRHIVETGLAMLFNAHVPAQYWVDAFTSATYIINRVPSPLLDHKSPFELLFGHVPNYSNFRVYGCQVFPYLRDYAKHKLEPRSLPCIFMGYSPSHKGFRCLEPSTNRIFISRHARFNESLYPFANQNVNMDS; encoded by the exons ATGGCCTCTGATAATCTTACCACTCTTAATTCTGTTCCACACCTATCTCCTATCAAATTGTCAGCCGACAATTATTTAGTTTGGCGTAATCATATGACCATCCTTGTTGGTCTCCATCAGTTATCGCCCCACATTGATGGTTCGTCCTCTTCACCATCCGAAACCATTAAGTCCGATGATAAAGATATCCCCAATCCCAAATATCATTCCTGGCTCCAAAATGATCGCAAGGCATCGCTGCTTCTCCTCTCCGCCTTAACTGAAGAAGCCGCCGCTGAAGTTCTCGGCTTAACAACCGCGAGACAGATTTGGTGTGCTCTCGAAGCGGCGTATAGCAATGCCTCCGTGGAACGGGTTCAGTCCCTTCGGGACTCTCTTCGCCAACTGTCCAAAGGTACATCTCCTGTTACGGTTTTCGCACGTCGTTTCAAACTTATTTGTGAACAGCTTGCGGCTATTGGTCACCCTGTTGCTGACATTGATAAACTTCATTGGTTTTTATGCGGACTTGGTCCCTCCTATGAGGTCTTCTCTACAGCCTTACGGGCCACGAAACCGGCTCCATTGTTTCGTGATCTTGTCGCTCAGGCAGAGAGCCATGAACTGTTTCTTCAGTCAATTCATGGTTCTGTCACACCCCCTGCTGCGTTTCATGCTCAGCAACAGCGTGAATCTTCAACGTCTAGCAGAGGTCGTGGTTCTCATCGTGGAAATTCTTCTCGCGGTTCTTATGGCAGGGGCCGTGGCAACACGCGTCGCCCTCCTTACTGTCAGCTTTGCCGTACCAACGGTCATTATGCTTCTGCATGTCCAAATCTGCACACCTTTGCTAGTCAAGCCCCAACTTCTGATGAGTCCTTAGCTAAAGCCTTTCATGCTAAGTGTCATGGTACCGATGATTCTCCTGATTGGACGGGCGATTCGGGCGCCACTGATCATATGACTCCTACCAAGGAATGTCTTCATCACTCGGCTCCCTACAAAGGTAATAACAAGGTTATTATTGGTGATGGAAAGCATCTTCCAATCACTCACACAGGAACTCACAACCTGTGCAATAATATTCATCTTCGGAAC GATCGGAAAACTAAACAGGTTCTTGCTCGTGGGTCATGCATTGATGGACTTTATGTGCTCAAGAATGGACCACAAGCCCTTGTTGCTGATGTCTCAAATAAAGCGTCTTATGAACTTTGGCATGCTCGTTTAGGGCATATTTCATTTGATGTTATTTCAAAGTTGAACAAATGTGGTGTTTTGAATGTTACTTCTTTATTACCTAAACCGGATATTTGCACTTCGTGCCAACTTGCAAAAGGACATCGTTTGTCTTTTAATTTGAATGAAAAACGTGCTTTATTTCCTTTGGATTTAGTCCATTGTGATTTGTGGGGTCCTGCACCTATGACTTCGCCTGAAGGGTTTCGTTACTATGTTATTTTTAttgatgatttttccagattCACGTGGTTTTATCCGCTCAAGACAAAAACAGGTTTCTATGCGGTTCTATCCGCTTTTATTAAACTTGTCCAAAATCAATGCTCGCGGAAAATAAAAACCTTTCAAAGCGATGGAGGCACCGAATTTGTAAACCATACGGTTCAAAAAATCATTGAAGAAAATGGAACCTTCCACCGGTATTCTTGTCCATACACGCCTCAACAAAATGGGCGTGCCGAAAGGAAACATCGCCATATTGTCGAAACAGGACTTGCTATGCTATTCAATGCTCATGTTCCCGCTCAATATTGGGTTGACGCCTTTACTTCGGCTACATACATCATTAATCGTGTGCCATCACCGCTCCTTGATCACAAATCGCCATTTGAGCTTTTGTTTGGACATGTACCAAATTATTCAAATTTTCGGGTCTATGGTTGCCAAGTTTTCCCCTATCTTCGCGATTATGCAAAGCATAAACTAGAACCACGGAGTCTTCCATGTATCTTTATGGGTTATAGTCCCTCTCATAAAGGTTTTCGGTGCTTGGAACCTTCCACAAATCGGATATTCATCTCGCGGCATGCCAGATTTAATGAGTCTCTATATCCCTTTGCCAACCAAAATGTCAACATGGATTCCTAA